A region from the Aegilops tauschii subsp. strangulata cultivar AL8/78 chromosome 5, Aet v6.0, whole genome shotgun sequence genome encodes:
- the LOC109774992 gene encoding uncharacterized protein, translating to MRRRLADQASPNPQLDEASSRRASSSWLLLHPTQARPGVLEGEGGHHRPGALHGQGGRVMDTTVPEHANILQALHRRASSSNSWGSCRISLSWVMESAAIMAIPLANGGGKRLDWQDFISIITLLVNKHLLRLPCQRRVRPPAPSSTRLRHT from the exons ATGAGGAGACGTCTCGCCGACCAGGCCTCTCCAAATCCTCAGCTCGATGAAGCAAGCTCTAGGAGAGCAAGTTCCTCATGGCTATTGCTCCATCCAACGCAGGCACGGCCAGGG GTTTTGGAGGGCGAAGGTGGTCATCATCGACCCGGGGCTCTACATGGACAAGGTGGACGTGTTATGGATACCACAGTGCCGGAGCATGCCAACATCCTTCAAGCTCTTCACCG GAGAGCTAGTTCCTCAAATTCTTGGGGTTCATGTAGAATCTCACTCTCATGGGTCATGGAGTCGGCCGCCATCATGGCCATCCCGCTAGCAAACGGAGGG GGGAAGCGGCTGGATTGGCAGGACTTCATCAGCATCATTACCCTGCTTGTTAACAAGCATCTGCTTCGTCTGCCGTGTCAAAGGCGTGTGCGGCCACCTGCCCCTTCTTCGACTCGACTCCGGCACACCTG A